In Cydia fagiglandana chromosome 3, ilCydFagi1.1, whole genome shotgun sequence, the following are encoded in one genomic region:
- the LOC134680346 gene encoding STE20/SPS1-related proline-alanine-rich protein kinase-like — translation MASAWPNSQEDYELLEVIGVGATAVVHAALCKPRNEKCAIKRINLDKWNTSMDELLKEIQAMSSCNHENVVTYYTSFVVREELWLVLRLLEGGSLLDIIKHKVRATNCRHGVFDEATIATVLKEVLRGLEYFHQNGQIHRDIKAGNILLGDDGAVQIADFGVSAWLATGRDLSRQKVRHTFVGTPCWMAPEVMEQNHGYDFKADIWSFGITAIEMATGTAPYHKYPPMKVLMLTLQNEPPTLDTGAEEKDQYKAYGKTFRKMISECLQKDPTKRPSSTELLKHAFFKKAKDRKYLVQTLVSTGPSMETRAHKASRRQPGASGRLHRMETGEWVWESDDENDDDEDNAARDRPMNTLARADSSDDEDEPTTGAGTFTIGSLGTSSEEPPLINLVLRMRNDRNELNDIRFEFAPGKDSADGIATELVGAGLVEQRDAGAVAVHLQRLVDNWLSPGEAGPIRTATFRLDAAPIEPPDEKGLIGYAQISIVD, via the exons ATGGCGAGCGCTTGGCCTAATAGCCAAGAAGACTATGAGTTGTTAGAAGTAATTGGTGTTGGTGCGACCGCTGTGGTTCATGCAGCTTTGTGTAAACCTAGGAACGAGAAATGTGCCATCAAGCGAATCAATCTCGACAAATGGAATACTTCCATGGATGAGCTTTTAAAAGAAATCCAAGCTATGTCCTCATGTAACCACGAGAATGTAGTAACGTATTACACGTCTTTTGTCGTCCGTGAGGAGCTTTGGTTAGTTCTACGGCTTTTAGAAGGCGGTTCGCTCCTCGATATAATAAAGCATAAAGTCCGCGCGACGAATTGCCGTCACGGAGTTTTCGATGAAGCTACAATAGCTACCGTTCTTAAAGAAGTTCTACGTGGCCTTGAATATTTCCATCAGAACGGACAGATCCACCGAGATATCAAAGCGGGGAATATACTCCTAGGTGACGACGGTGCGGTACAGATAGCTGACTTCGGAGTGTCAGCTTGGCTGGCAACCGGTCGGGATTTGTCACGACAGAAAGTCCGCCATACTTTCGTAGGCACCCCATGCTGGATGGCACCAGAAGTTATGGAGCAAAACCACGGCTACGACTTCAAAGCGGACATATGGTCGTTCGGAATAACTGCTATAGAAATGGCTACCGGCACAGCGCCGTACCACAAGTATCCTCCTATGAAAGTTTTAATGTTAACTCTTCAAAACGAGCCTCCAACTCTTGATACAGGAGCGGAAGAAAAAGACCAGTACAAAGCCTATGGGAAGACGTTTAGGAAAATGATATCCGAGTGTTTGCAAAAGGATCCGACGAAGCGGCCGTCGTCGACCGAGCTGTTGAAGCATGCGTTCTTCAAGAAGGCTAAGGACAGGAAGTATTTGGTGCAGACGCTGGTGTCGACGGGGCCCAGCATGGAGACGAGAGCACACAAGGCGTCGCGTCGGCAGCCCGGCGCTTCAGGGCGGCTGCATCGGATGGAGACAG GCGAATGGGTATGGGAAAGCGACGACGAAAACGACGACGACGAAGACAACGCCGCCCGCGACCGCCCCATGAACACCCTCGCCCGCGCTGACTCCTCCGACGACGAGGACGAACCCACCACCGGCGCCGGAACCTTCACCATAGGCTCCCTAGGAACCAGCAGCGAAGAACCTCCGCTCATCAACCTGGTGCTCCGGATGAGGAATGATAGGAATGAGCTGAATGATATCCGGTTCGAGTTCGCTCCGGGGAAGGATTCTGCGGACGGTATTGCTACGGAGCTGGTTGGAGCGGGCTTGGTGGAGCAGAGAGATGCTGGCGCCGTAGCGGTGCACTTACAAAG GTTGGTGGACAACTGGCTGTCCCCGGGCGAGGCTGGCCCCATTCGAACCGCCACGTTCCGTCTGGACGCCGCGCCCATAGAGCCCCCCGACGAGAAGGGACTGATCGGGTACGCGCAGATTTCCATCGTCGACTAA